The following coding sequences lie in one Benincasa hispida cultivar B227 chromosome 6, ASM972705v1, whole genome shotgun sequence genomic window:
- the LOC120079067 gene encoding eukaryotic translation initiation factor 3 subunit M-like has protein sequence MATVVQTSEEDAALTVVRFASELAWADAGPETAEPQVNRLCVEAQECMVMGRWLDLASLMLTSADLIFSKVSEKDLECVFTIICNLVTKSGSPDESLEMAKLISAKISQQPNDKPALRLKILFNLYNLLENHPYSRFHVYMKALDLAFKGKAPEHILPSLKKIESFLREWNIGIVEQRELFLAIANVLKESKSSANDYFKFLTKYLVTFSGEDAHTLNEAKEEAVHAIVEFVKAPNMFKCDLLDMPAVGQLEKDAKYSLVYQLLKIFLTQRLDTYLEFQAANSTLLKSYGLVHEDCIAKMRLLSLLDLGSNESARIPYALIKDTLRINDDEVELWVVKAITSKLMDCKMDQMNEVVIVSRCTDRVFGQHQWETLRTKLATWRGNIANVIGTIRANKIVEDGSQAMQGLAIR, from the exons ATGGCCACTGTCGTTCAAACCTCCGAGGAAGATGCGGCGCTCACCGTCGTCCGTTTTGCCTCTGAGCTTGCTTGGGCCGACGCCGGTCCCGAG aCTGCTGAGCCACAAGTTAATAGACTCTGCGTTGAAGCCCAAGAATGTATGGTTATGGGAAGATGGTTGGATTTGGCATCTCTAATGCTTACATCTGCTGACTTGATATTTTCAAAAGTGTCTGAAAAAG ATCTCGAGTGTGTGTTCACCATTATCTGTAATCTTGTCACAAAATCTGGAAGTCCAGATGAATCACTTGAAATGGCAAAGCTTATATCTGCTAAGATCAGCCAACAACCAAATGACAAACCTGCACTGCGTTTAAAGAT CTTGTTCAATCTGTACAACCTGCTTGAGAACCACCCATATAGCCGGTTCCATGTTTACATGAAGGCCTTGGATTTAGCTTTTAAGGGGAAGGCCCCGGAACATATACTTCCATCATTGAAAAAGATCGAGAGTTTCTTGAGAGAGTGGAATATTGGGATTGTAGAGCAGAGAGAGCTTTTCCTCGCCATTGCTAATGTTTTGAAAGAAAGTAAGAG TTCTGCAAATGATTATTTCAAGTTCCTTACCAAATATTTGGTCACTTTCTCGGGTGAAGATGCACATACCTTGAATGAAGCAAAGGAAGAAGctgttcatgcaattgttgaattTGTGAAGGCACCTAACATGTTTAAG TGTGATTTGTTAGACATGCCTGCTGTAGGACAACTGGAGAAGGATGCCAAATATTCATTGGTTTATCAGCTTCTGAAGATTTTTTTGACTCAGAGATTGGATACttatttggaatttcaagcTGCAAATTCTACTCTATTGAAAAGCTATG GTCTCGTCCATGAAGATTGCATCGCGAAGATGAGGTTATTGTCATTGCTGGATCTTGGCTCAAATGAATCTGCCCGCATTCCATATGCTCTCATTAAGGACACACTTagg ATCAATGATGATGAGGTGGAACTGTGGGTCGTGAAGGCCATTACTTCCAAATTGATGGACTGCAAAATGGACCAGATGAATGAAGTTGTGATTGTAAG CCGCTGTACTGACCGTGTATTTGGGCAGCATCAGTGGGAAACACTTAGGACAAAGCTAGCCACATGGAGG GGGAATATTGCGAATGTCATTGGCACCATTCGAGCAAACAAAATAGTCGAAGATGGATCACAGGCTATGCAAGGTTTGGCAATTCGTTGA
- the LOC120079577 gene encoding protein SPIRAL1-like 1 has protein sequence MSRGVSSGGGQSSLGYLFGNGEPANDVQPSQKSYGSSQLVASTSPLTDKQTPAGIPGHLTNNYYRADGQNCGNFITDRPSTKVHAAPGGGSSLDFLFGNGRS, from the exons ATGAGTCGTGGAGTTAGCAGCGGCGGTGGACAGAGCTCCTTGGGCTACCTGTTTGGGAATGGAGAGCCAGCCAACGACGTGCAACCTTCTCAGAAATCCTATGGATCTTCTCAGCTGGTTGCTTCTACTTCGCCACTGACCGATAAACAGACACCGGCTGGCATTCCGGGGCATCTTACTAACAATTACTATAGAGCAGATGGGCAGAACTGTGGCAACTTTATCACG GATCGTCCATCGACCAAAGTTCATGCTGCACCTGGTGGCGGATCTTCTCTGGATTTCCTTTTCGGGAACGGTAGGAGCTAA
- the LOC120080440 gene encoding putative methylesterase 11, chloroplastic, with translation MGNFCACLAPKSIKKKPTKRLLNPPLPTNSSKRWTRVRSSRKEKPDAALTQDQVLAAAILFQQHQQRNGRDPFDRTTSLRYPKSGSKNSNALPRSSSSRARSLTDPLLQPHQLVSQNVKLEDVETNHFVLVHGGGFGAWCWYKTIALLEEGGYKATAIDLTGSGVHSFDPNRITSLLQYVQPLIDFLEKLAEGEKVILVGHDFGGACIAYAMELFPFRIAKAIFIAAAMLTNGQNTLDMFSQQAGADDLMQQAQTFSYTNGNNHPPTAINLEKSLLRDLFFNQSLAKDVALASVSMRPIPFAPILEKLCLSDLKYGSVRRFYIETTEDNAIPITLQDSMINKSPPEQVFRLKGADHSPFFSKPQALNKLLIEISKIKTPS, from the exons ATGGGTAATTTCTGTGCTTGTCTCGCACCCAAATCGATAAAGAAAAAACCCACAAAGCGCCTTCTCAACCCACCTTTGCCCACCAATTCCAGCAAAAGATGGACCCGAGTTCGTTCTTCAAGGAAAGAAAAACCCGATGCTGCTCTGACTCAAGACCAAGTTCTTGCCGCCGCCATTCTATTTCAACAGCACCAACAGCGCAACGGCCGGGACCCTTTTGATCGGACCACTTCGCTTCGGTACCCAAAATCTGGGTCGAAGAATAGCAACGCTTTGCCGCGGAGTTCAAGTTCCCGTGCTCGGTCTCTTACCGATCCCCTGCTTCAACCCCATCAGCTTGTTAGCCAG AATGTTAAACTCGAGGATGTAGAAACAAATCATTTTGTTCTTGTCCATGGTGGTGGCTTTGGTGCATGGTGTTGGTACAAAACCATAGCACTTCTAGAAGAAGGCGGTTACAAAGCTACTGCAATAGACTTAACTGGTTCAGGAGTTCATTCGTTTGATCCAAATCGCATCACGAGTCTTTTGCAATACGTGCAGCCACTTATTGATTTCCTTGAAAAGCTTGCTGAGGGAGAAAAG GTTATCTTGGTGGGACATGATTTCGGCGGTGCTTGCATAGCTTATGCAATGGAGTTATTTCCTTTTAGGATTGCAAAAGCCATATTTATTGCTGCAGCGATGTTGACTAATGGACAGAACACTTTAGACATGTTCTCCCAGCAG GCTGGTGCAGATGATCTAATGCAGCAGGCTCAGACATTTTCGTACACAAACGGGAACAACCATCCTCCAACTGCTATCAACTTAGAAAAATCACTGTTGCGGGACTTATTTTTCAATCAAAGTCTTGCCAAG GACGTTGCTCTGGCATCTGTATCAATGAGACCGATTCCATTTGCACCTATTTTGGAAAAGCTGTGCCTCTCCGATTTGAAATATGGATCAGTCAGACGTTTTTACATCGAAACTACAGAAGACAATGCCATTCCCATCACATTACAAGACAGTATGATAAACAAAAGCCCCCCAGAACAGGTCTTTCGGCTAAAAGGGGCAGATCATTCCCCTTTCTTCTCAAAGCCTCAAGCTCTAAACAAGCTATTGATAGAGATCTCAAAGATTAAAACACCATCATAG